The proteins below are encoded in one region of Paraburkholderia aromaticivorans:
- a CDS encoding tetratricopeptide repeat protein: MAIDAQGLPVTASDESVVALDRAISDCFGWKGDPVARLQDAVDQDPDFGLASSAIASLFLLGGFRGDYPRVTTALDSAEQASAGATPREIRHLAAARTLAAGRIANAIDLWESILVDHPTDALALRFAHDAYFCLGQSLSIRDSIARVLPHWDPQGENYGYVLGQYAFGLEEAGELRRAEKVAHAAIARNAEDGWAIHAVAHVLETESRQAEGIAFLQAAHPAWSRAHALAVHNGWHLALYLIEEGRFDEVLADYDKYVAPKLAGDFLLDLVDASALLWRLELAGADVGERWGPLAAQWLTHVDDHVLVFNDLHIALAVSRAGNRLELERFRRSLERYTRDGRGDNWSVTAEVGRRLIDGVLAFAAGEYARAVGYFLPVRYNAIRIGGSHAQRDLITQTLIVASERAGQLGLTRALLAERIAVRPTERTRQHYASVGGIGDYSFHAI; this comes from the coding sequence ATGGCCATCGACGCCCAAGGCCTGCCGGTGACAGCGTCGGACGAATCCGTCGTTGCGCTCGACCGCGCCATCTCGGACTGCTTCGGTTGGAAGGGCGATCCTGTTGCCCGCTTGCAGGACGCGGTGGATCAGGATCCTGACTTCGGTCTGGCCAGTAGCGCCATCGCGTCGCTGTTTCTGCTCGGCGGATTTCGCGGCGACTATCCGCGTGTTACAACCGCCCTCGACTCGGCCGAACAGGCCAGCGCCGGCGCGACCCCGCGCGAAATCCGCCATCTCGCTGCCGCGCGGACGTTGGCTGCGGGACGAATCGCCAATGCGATCGATCTGTGGGAGAGCATCCTCGTCGATCATCCGACCGACGCACTGGCATTACGCTTCGCTCACGACGCTTACTTCTGCCTCGGTCAGTCGCTCAGCATCCGGGATTCCATTGCAAGGGTGCTGCCGCATTGGGATCCGCAGGGCGAAAACTACGGCTATGTTCTCGGACAGTATGCGTTCGGCCTGGAGGAAGCGGGCGAACTGCGTCGCGCGGAAAAGGTGGCTCACGCCGCCATTGCCCGCAATGCCGAAGACGGTTGGGCGATTCACGCGGTTGCACATGTGCTGGAGACAGAAAGTCGCCAGGCCGAAGGCATCGCGTTCCTGCAGGCGGCCCACCCAGCCTGGAGCCGCGCTCACGCGCTCGCTGTCCACAATGGCTGGCATCTTGCCCTCTATCTGATCGAGGAAGGACGCTTCGACGAAGTGCTGGCCGACTACGACAAGTATGTTGCACCGAAACTCGCAGGCGACTTCCTGCTCGATCTCGTCGATGCGTCCGCACTGCTCTGGCGACTGGAACTGGCGGGCGCTGACGTCGGAGAGCGCTGGGGCCCGCTCGCCGCCCAATGGCTGACCCATGTCGACGATCACGTGCTGGTATTCAACGATCTGCATATCGCCCTTGCCGTTTCGCGCGCCGGCAACCGGCTGGAACTCGAACGGTTTCGCCGCTCGCTAGAGCGTTATACGCGAGACGGCCGAGGTGACAACTGGAGTGTGACTGCGGAAGTCGGCCGCCGCCTGATCGATGGCGTGCTCGCCTTTGCCGCAGGCGAATACGCGCGAGCCGTGGGCTACTTCTTGCCGGTGCGCTACAACGCGATTCGCATTGGTGGCAGCCACGCGCAGCGCGATCTCATTACGCAGACACTCATTGTTGCCAGTGAACGCGCGGGGCAACTCGGGCTGACCCGCGCACTGCTCGCCGAACGCATCGCGGTGAGGCCGACCGAACGCACCAGACAGCATTACGCGAGCGTCGGCGGGATTGGTGATTATTCTTTTCACGCCATCTGA
- the ahpC gene encoding alkyl hydroperoxide reductase subunit C → MSLINTRVKPFKTTAYHGGQFVPVSEENFKGKWSVVVFYPADFTFVCPTELGDLADHYAEFQKLGVEIYGVSTDTQFTHKAWHDTSDTIRKVKYPLVADPTATLARNFDVLIEEEGLALRGTFVINPEGQIKLYEVHDNGIGRDAKELLRKVQAAQYVASHPGEVCPAKWTPGAETLTPSLDLVGKI, encoded by the coding sequence ATGTCTCTCATCAACACACGGGTTAAGCCGTTCAAGACAACCGCGTACCACGGCGGTCAGTTTGTGCCAGTCAGTGAAGAGAATTTCAAGGGTAAGTGGTCGGTCGTAGTGTTCTATCCGGCCGACTTCACATTCGTGTGCCCGACCGAACTCGGAGATCTGGCCGATCACTATGCCGAGTTCCAGAAGCTGGGCGTCGAAATCTATGGCGTGTCCACGGATACCCAGTTCACACATAAAGCCTGGCACGATACGTCGGACACGATCAGGAAGGTGAAGTACCCGCTGGTCGCGGATCCGACTGCGACGCTCGCCCGCAACTTCGACGTGCTGATCGAGGAAGAAGGGCTGGCATTACGCGGCACTTTTGTGATCAACCCCGAAGGTCAGATCAAACTCTACGAAGTGCATGACAACGGTATTGGCCGCGATGCCAAGGAACTGCTGCGCAAGGTGCAGGCCGCGCAATACGTTGCATCGCATCCTGGCGAAGTCTGCCCGGCGAAATGGACTCCCGGCGCCGAAACGTTGACGCCGTCGCTCGATCTGGTGGGGAAAATCTGA
- a CDS encoding sulfate ABC transporter substrate-binding protein, which yields MKRLPLLNLAAVAGVVIAVTLITVKNVQGTTNNELLNVSYDPTRELYRALNAQFVAAYQQETGIRLQVKQSHGGSSRQARAVVAGEQQADVVTLGLYSDVDALRKQGLIADNWAQRLPNHSQPYYSTIVFVVRKGNPRHIHDWPDLIVPGVDVVTPDPRSSGNGKLSALAAWGAVTTRGGNEGAARDYLNALYQHTVRLDSGARGAAIGFTVEKIGDVQLAWENEALREVADARDELEIVYPPVSILAEPYVAWVDTNVARHHSEREARAYLKFLFSDAAQQTIAQAGYRPFNANIAQRFAARLPPLKLFPVTAIARDWDDANHRFFDENGIIDTVLKPTDGAANSSSQSARDKG from the coding sequence ATGAAACGTCTGCCTTTGCTCAACCTTGCCGCCGTGGCGGGAGTCGTGATCGCCGTGACGCTGATCACGGTGAAAAACGTCCAGGGGACTACGAACAATGAGCTCCTGAACGTTTCGTACGACCCCACCCGGGAGTTGTATCGTGCGCTCAACGCCCAGTTTGTTGCGGCCTACCAGCAGGAAACGGGAATCCGGCTGCAAGTGAAACAGTCGCACGGCGGGTCCTCCCGTCAGGCGCGCGCGGTGGTGGCGGGCGAGCAGCAAGCGGATGTCGTCACGCTAGGGCTTTATTCGGATGTCGACGCGTTGCGCAAGCAGGGTTTGATCGCCGATAACTGGGCTCAGCGTCTGCCGAATCACTCGCAGCCGTACTACTCGACCATCGTATTCGTGGTGCGCAAGGGCAATCCCAGGCATATCCACGACTGGCCGGACCTGATCGTGCCAGGTGTGGACGTCGTGACGCCCGATCCACGCAGTTCCGGCAACGGCAAACTGAGCGCCCTCGCGGCGTGGGGCGCGGTGACGACACGCGGTGGCAACGAAGGCGCAGCGCGCGACTATCTCAACGCGCTGTACCAGCATACGGTCCGGCTCGATAGCGGCGCGCGAGGGGCGGCGATCGGTTTCACCGTCGAAAAGATCGGCGACGTGCAACTCGCGTGGGAAAACGAAGCGCTGCGCGAGGTCGCGGATGCACGCGACGAACTCGAGATTGTCTACCCGCCGGTCAGCATTCTTGCCGAGCCCTATGTGGCTTGGGTCGACACGAATGTGGCGCGCCATCACAGCGAACGCGAAGCGCGAGCGTACCTGAAATTCCTGTTTAGCGACGCGGCTCAGCAGACCATCGCGCAGGCGGGCTACCGGCCTTTCAACGCGAACATTGCGCAACGCTTCGCCGCGCGCCTGCCGCCGCTCAAGCTTTTCCCGGTGACGGCGATCGCCCGCGACTGGGATGACGCGAACCATCGCTTCTTCGACGAGAACGGCATTATCGACACAGTGCTGAAGCCAACTGACGGCGCGGCGAATTCGTCCAGCCAGAGCGCAAGAGACAAAGGGTGA